The following are encoded together in the Jaculus jaculus isolate mJacJac1 chromosome 3, mJacJac1.mat.Y.cur, whole genome shotgun sequence genome:
- the Fam168a gene encoding protein FAM168A isoform X3 yields MNPVYSPVQPGAPYGNPKNMAYTGYPTAYPAAAPAYNPSLYPTNSPSYAPATLLMKQAWPQNSSSCGTEGTFHLPVDTGTENRTYQASSAAFRYTAGTPYKVPPTQSNSAPPPYSPSPNPYQTAMYPIRSAYPQQNLYAQGAYYTQPVYAAQPHVIHHTTVVQPNSIPSAIYPAPVAAPRTNGVAMGMVAGTTMAMSAGTLLTTPQHTAIGAHPVSMPTYRAQGTPAYSYVPPHW; encoded by the exons GTTACCCCACAGCCTACCCGGCAGCAGCCCCTGCCTACAATCCTAGCCTGTACCCAACCAATAGCCCCAGTTATGCTCCAG CCACTCTGCTGATGAAACAGGCCTGGCCACAGAACTCATCTTCCTGTGGCACTGAAGGCACCTTCCACCTCCCAGTGGACACCGGAACCGAGAACCGAACTTACCAAGCATCCTCTGCAGCTTTCA GATATACTGCAGGGACACCGTACAAGGTCCCCCCGACCCAGAGTAATAGTGCTCCGCCCCCCTACTCCCCATCACCCAACCCCTATCAGACGGCCATGTATCCAATCAGAAGTGCCTACCCCCAGCAGAATCTGTATGCCCAG GGAGCCTACTACACGCAGCCGGTGTATGCCGCCCAGCCCCACGTCATCCACCACACCACAGTTGTCCAGCCCAACAGCATTCCCTCTGCCATCTACCCGGCACCTGTTGCTGCTCCCAGGACCAACGGTGTGgccatgggcatggtggcaggcacCACCATGGCAATGTCAGCAG GTACCTTGCTGACTACACCTCAGCACACTGCAATTGGGGCGCACCCTGTCTCCATGCCCACATATAGGGCCCAAGGAACCCCTGCGTACAGCTATGTGCCCCCGCACTGGTAA
- the Fam168a gene encoding protein FAM168A isoform X1: MNPVYSPVQPGAPYGNPKNMAYTGYPTAYPAAAPAYNPSLYPTNSPSYAPEFQFLHSAYGYHDATLLMKQAWPQNSSSCGTEGTFHLPVDTGTENRTYQASSAAFRYTAGTPYKVPPTQSNSAPPPYSPSPNPYQTAMYPIRSAYPQQNLYAQGAYYTQPVYAAQPHVIHHTTVVQPNSIPSAIYPAPVAAPRTNGVAMGMVAGTTMAMSAGTLLTTPQHTAIGAHPVSMPTYRAQGTPAYSYVPPHW; encoded by the exons GTTACCCCACAGCCTACCCGGCAGCAGCCCCTGCCTACAATCCTAGCCTGTACCCAACCAATAGCCCCAGTTATGCTCCAG AGTTTCAGTTCCTGCATTCAGCTTATG GATACCATGACG CCACTCTGCTGATGAAACAGGCCTGGCCACAGAACTCATCTTCCTGTGGCACTGAAGGCACCTTCCACCTCCCAGTGGACACCGGAACCGAGAACCGAACTTACCAAGCATCCTCTGCAGCTTTCA GATATACTGCAGGGACACCGTACAAGGTCCCCCCGACCCAGAGTAATAGTGCTCCGCCCCCCTACTCCCCATCACCCAACCCCTATCAGACGGCCATGTATCCAATCAGAAGTGCCTACCCCCAGCAGAATCTGTATGCCCAG GGAGCCTACTACACGCAGCCGGTGTATGCCGCCCAGCCCCACGTCATCCACCACACCACAGTTGTCCAGCCCAACAGCATTCCCTCTGCCATCTACCCGGCACCTGTTGCTGCTCCCAGGACCAACGGTGTGgccatgggcatggtggcaggcacCACCATGGCAATGTCAGCAG GTACCTTGCTGACTACACCTCAGCACACTGCAATTGGGGCGCACCCTGTCTCCATGCCCACATATAGGGCCCAAGGAACCCCTGCGTACAGCTATGTGCCCCCGCACTGGTAA
- the Fam168a gene encoding protein FAM168A isoform X2, with translation MNPVYSPVQPGAPYGNPKNMAYTGYPTAYPAAAPAYNPSLYPTNSPSYAPEFQFLHSAYATLLMKQAWPQNSSSCGTEGTFHLPVDTGTENRTYQASSAAFRYTAGTPYKVPPTQSNSAPPPYSPSPNPYQTAMYPIRSAYPQQNLYAQGAYYTQPVYAAQPHVIHHTTVVQPNSIPSAIYPAPVAAPRTNGVAMGMVAGTTMAMSAGTLLTTPQHTAIGAHPVSMPTYRAQGTPAYSYVPPHW, from the exons GTTACCCCACAGCCTACCCGGCAGCAGCCCCTGCCTACAATCCTAGCCTGTACCCAACCAATAGCCCCAGTTATGCTCCAG AGTTTCAGTTCCTGCATTCAGCTTATG CCACTCTGCTGATGAAACAGGCCTGGCCACAGAACTCATCTTCCTGTGGCACTGAAGGCACCTTCCACCTCCCAGTGGACACCGGAACCGAGAACCGAACTTACCAAGCATCCTCTGCAGCTTTCA GATATACTGCAGGGACACCGTACAAGGTCCCCCCGACCCAGAGTAATAGTGCTCCGCCCCCCTACTCCCCATCACCCAACCCCTATCAGACGGCCATGTATCCAATCAGAAGTGCCTACCCCCAGCAGAATCTGTATGCCCAG GGAGCCTACTACACGCAGCCGGTGTATGCCGCCCAGCCCCACGTCATCCACCACACCACAGTTGTCCAGCCCAACAGCATTCCCTCTGCCATCTACCCGGCACCTGTTGCTGCTCCCAGGACCAACGGTGTGgccatgggcatggtggcaggcacCACCATGGCAATGTCAGCAG GTACCTTGCTGACTACACCTCAGCACACTGCAATTGGGGCGCACCCTGTCTCCATGCCCACATATAGGGCCCAAGGAACCCCTGCGTACAGCTATGTGCCCCCGCACTGGTAA